The genomic interval AAAGAGGATGAATATGTGAGAATAGATATTACTGATACAGGAGTGGGTATGGACGCGGACACTATAGAAAATATTTTTACTCCATTTTATACTAAAAAAAGGGAAGGGACCGGTATTGGTTTGGCGGTATCGCAGAAAATTGTAGATGATCATGAAGGCTTTATAAAAGTAAAAAGCGAATTAAATCAAGGCGCTACATTTTCCATTTTTCTGCCGCTAAAGAAATAATTATATATTGAAGGGAGTTTAAAATGGATACTATATTATTGGTAGAAGATGATAAAAATCAGATTTTGTTATATGAACAGGAACTAGCAATAGAAGGTTATAAAGTTGTTACGGCTACAAATGGGATAGAGGCTATTGAGAACGCGCGGCATTTTAAACCGGACTTAGTGGTAATGGACATAAATATGCCCATGATGGACGGCATTGAGTCTATGTGCAGGATTTTGAGTGAACATAAAAACATTCCTATAATCATTAATACGGCGTATAGCAACTATCAGAACAATTTCATGTCATGGTCGGCTGATGCATACATTGTTAAATCATCTGATCTAAAAGAATTAAAAGACAAGATTAAAGAATTGCTTAATAAAAGGAAGAAAAACGACAATGATAAAACCGTTTGATCATACATTGTATAGAAAAGTCCTTGTAATGCTGCTTGCAGGGGGCAAAGGGGAAAGGTTGTATCCGTTGACAAGAGACAGGGCAAAGCCCGCAGTCCCTTTCGGCGGGATTTACCGCATTATAGATTTCACCTTAAGTAATTGCATTAATTCAGGATTAAGAAAAATATGCGTTTTAACACAGTATAAGTCTTATTCATTAGACAGGCATTTACGGGTAGGTTGGAATATTTTCAATACCGAGCTGGATGAATTTATTGAAAATATCCCTCCTCAAAAGAGAACCAACGAAATGTGGTATCTGGGAACTGCCGATGCGGTATATCAGAATATATATGTTCTGGAAAGTGAACGCCCTGAGATGGTATTGGTTTTAGCAGGCGATCATATA from Candidatus Kuenenia stuttgartiensis carries:
- a CDS encoding response regulator codes for the protein MDTILLVEDDKNQILLYEQELAIEGYKVVTATNGIEAIENARHFKPDLVVMDINMPMMDGIESMCRILSEHKNIPIIINTAYSNYQNNFMSWSADAYIVKSSDLKELKDKIKELLNKRKKNDNDKTV